CGAGGCGTTATATCCAATGTGGAAAGCTATCCTAAATAACTTTGCTGCCGGCAATGCCGGCCGTTAAAACTCATTCACCACACTTACACTGTTCAGCTTTCAAAGAACGCCGGCGGAAGGGGTGCCCTGCGTCGGCAAATACTATTATACTCTTTCTCAGAGCAGAAAGTCAAGAGATACGGGAGCATTTTTGCATTTTTTCTTGTGGGGGGGGAGTGTGAGGGCGTCCGTGACGTAGAGGATGACCTCTCTGTCCCGTTCAAATACAACGTCATCTCGGCGGTGAGGGCTACTCGATGGGCGGGGACGTCTTTCTTCTCTGCGAAATCTGTGATTTCGCAGAGAAGAAAGACCATGTGTCATCCCGGCCCAAATCGCAACATATGTAATGCGTCAGCATTACGCGATTTGGGGGAAGGGATCTCGGGCGGGACCCGTTTGCCCGTTCCTTGCTCCGGCACAGCCGGAGAGGGCAAATGGGGAGGACCCGGCTGAAGCAGTGACAGAAGAGCCTGCTGGCGCAAGTGCCTTTCCGTAGCATAACCAGCTCAATGGGACAAGAAGAACAATGATAATAATTGCCTTTTGCAGGCGCGCAGCGCCCGCAAAAGGCAATCTCCCGTCGACAGAACCGCGAGCCGCCGATGCTCGTCCTTCTCTCAAAGGATATATTACCCCCTGCCGGTCAATCCTTCCACACAAACCTGTGCTTGACGGACTCGCCTCCGTCCACCACTATGCTCTGCCCGGTGCAAAAGCGGTTGGTCACCGTGAGAAAATAGGCCCATTCCGCTATCTCTTCCGAGGTGGCCCAGCGTCTGAGGGGAGTCTCCTCCATGATCTCGTCCCACAGGGCCCTGTCCCGCATCACCGGCTCGTTGAGAGGGGTCACGACTCCCCCGGGGTCCAGGCTGTTGCACACGGCGCCGTATTCGGCCACCCGCAAGGCCACGTTTTTGGTGTAGGCTATGACTCCTCCCTTGCTGGCGCAGTATTCGGGAAATTCGGAGCCTGTGTGACCGCCGGCGGAGCCTATGTTCAGTATGGCCCGTATGTCCGGCTGCAGGCCGTATTTTTCGGTGACGGCGATGAGAGCCTTCAGATTGACGTCTATGTCCTCTTCGTTCTGGGTGCCCGCATTGTTGACGAGCACGTTGACGCCCTGCAGGTCGGGCAGCCGGCCCGCGTCTCTGATATCCAGCTCATAATGGGAATAAGCGGGATGGCTTATGGACGAGGCTCTGCGGTCTATGCCCGCCAGGGTGTGGCCCTCGCGCAAAAAGCGCTCTGCTATGGCCTTTCCTATTCCCCGGGAGGTCCCGGTCACGAGTATCAGCATATCATTTACCTGTCTTTCATATATTCCAGATATTCGGCGCCTACGCGGTGCTTTTTCCATTCGCTGACTATCCTGTAGCCCCAGGGTGAAAACACGGCCTCCGCCGCCAGCTCTATGGAAGCGCCGGTCAGAGAGCACACCGCGCACTGGAGCGCGGTCCAGTGAAAGCCGTCCCAGAAAATGGGAGCAAATATCACGAAGACTATGATGGCAAAGATCAGATTGTCCAGGAACTGCCCCACAAAGGTGGAGACGTAGGTCCTGACAAAAAAGGCCGCCTTGCCGTCGGGGTCCCTGTCAAACAGCTTGCCGATCTGCCAGTTCATGAAGTTGTTGATGACGGCCGAAGCGATAAAGGCGATGGTGCTGCCCAGCAGGATGAACCAGGTGCCCTTCAGGATGCCGTCCAGCGCGGCGTAATCGTTGGCGTGAGACGGTATGGCTCCGGCTATATAAAAAATGAAGCAGGTGAGCAGATTGATGGAGACGGCCAGCAGCGCGATGGTGTTGGAGGCTCTGGGACCGAAATACTTGGTGATCATGTCCATACACAGGAAGGACACCCACGAAACCAGTATGCCCCCGTCGAGAGCTATCCAATAGCTCTGATACAGGGTCTTGTTGGCCAGCAGGTTCATGCATATGACGCTGACCACAAACAGGGAGACCACGGTGGCGGGGATACACCTCAGCAATATGGCCGACTGTTTTTTGTCAAGGATGATCCAGGATCCAAAGGATGAGGATCGGGCTCCGGTTTCTTTCACTGCTTTTCCTCCGGCTTTGCCGCACAAAACGCAGGCAGCCTCCTCTCGGCAAAAGGCGCGCAAAGCGGAGGTGGGCATGATAGTCCTGGTTTTGTTTTACGACAGGATGGCACTAACGAACTGTCGATATATATTATACCCGAAGCGGCACGGTTTTTCAATCAGGCCGCCCTGCGGACACATTGATTATATCCCCCGCATATGATATAATTGTCTGTAAGAAGCATGACAAGGAACCCTTATGAAGAAATACAGGATGCACGTTTTGTGCCACACCCATTGGGACAGAGAGTGGTATCAGCCCTTTCAGGAATTCCGGATGCGTCTGGTCTGGCAGGTCCAAAGACTGCTGGACCTGCTGGAGCGGGATCCCGATTACGTCTTTCACTTTGACGGCTCCACCGTGTGGATCCGGGACTTTCTGGACATCAAGCCCCGGGAGTCGGAGCGACTGTACAAATTTATCCGCGAGGGCAGGATCCTCATAGGCCCCTGGTACGTGATGCCCGACGAATTTCTCCTGTCCGGCGAGAGCCTGGTGCGGGATCTGGAAAAAGGCATCGGCATATGCCGCTCCGCAGGCGCGGCTCCCATGCCGGCCGGCTGGGTGACCGACGTATTCGGCCACGTGTCCCAGCTGCCCCAGATACTCCGGGGCTTCGGCATCGACACGGCCGTTCTCCACAGAGGGACCGGCGCCGGCAGCCGGGAAAAGCAGGAAATGCTGTGGGAAGGCGCCGACGGCAGCCGTGTCCTGCTCATAAAGGTGTTCCCGGACACAGGATATCAGGATTTTCTGGTAAAGCGCTTTGCGTCCGACGAAGACCTGCTGCAGTATGAACAGCGCAAAAAGGACATCAGCCTCACAGGCGTCCTGTTTGCTCTGGACGGCAACGACCACACCCCTGCCCGGGGCGACGTCAGGGAGGCAGCGGAGCGCATGAACAGGGTGTTCACAGATATCGAGTGCTTCCCCTCCGACTTTTTTACCTTTATCGCCGAGGAAAAGCAGGCCCTGTCAAAAATAGACCCCGCAAGCCTCGTGCTCTTCAGGGGCGAATTGAGAAACGCCTCGGAGCAGGGCATGTGGAACGAGCTCTTCAACGGCATCGCCAGCGCCAGAGTCAATCTCAAGCAGCGCAATGACAGATGCGAATACCTGCTCACCCGGATAACCGAACCCCTGAACGCCTTTGCGGCCCTGTACGGCAACGAAGACCAGAAGGACTTTCTCGCCAAGGCCTGGACATACCTTTTGCAGAACCACCCTCACGATTCCATAGTAGGCTGCAGCCAGGACCAGATCCACAGGGATATGCTCTACCGCTTTGACCAGTCGGAGATCATAGCCGATGCCCTGGCGTGGGAAAGCATCTGCTCCCTGCCCATAAATACACAGGCGCCCGGCAGAGAAAGGGCGGTGACCGTGTTCAACCTGAGCGCCACCGCCTCGGGCCCTGTGACCCACTTTGAGTTTGACGCGCCCATGAAGGAGGTACTGGACAAGCAAAAGCAGGGCCTCACCCCCGCCCTCTTTGACGACGACGGGACCGAAATAGAATACGACGTCGAAAGCGTAGAAACCGGCGTATGGGGCAAGCCCTTTGTCAAAAAGACCGCCGACGCCTACGGAGTCCGGGAGGACGTGTGGGTAGAGAGAGTCAGACACACCGTGGCAGCCCGGGTCTCAGTCCCTCCCCTGGGTTACAAGACCCTGTCCGTGGGCTGGAGCAAAAACGCGCCTATCCCGACGTCCCCCGTCGGCAGCCATATAGAAAACGAATATCTGAGCTTTGGATACGAGGATGACAAGGGCTTTGTGCTCTGCGACAAACAGCGCAAGGTGACCTATGAGGGCCTTTTTCAAATAGAAGACTGCGGCGACAAGGGCACCGGCTGGGACCACGTGTATCCCGAGGAGGACACCTGCATCGTGTGTGACTACACAGTGGACCCTCCGGAGATCCGGAGCCGCATCTCCGCCCTGTCCGGGACTCTCACCGCCGGCTTGTGCCTGCGTCTGCCCAGGGAGCTCTCCGACGGAGAGATCTTCCGGAGCGAAGAGCCCGCAGACTGTCACGTGACCCTTGAGTTCACCCTCGACAGCGGCTGCCCCTATCTGAAAACTGTCATACGCATACACAACAGCGCCAAAAACCACCGCATGAGGCTGCTGTTCCCCACGGGCTGCGGCTCGGACCGGTATTTTGCCGACACAGCCTTTGACGTGGTGATGCGGGATCTGCGCCTCCCCGACGCCCGGGGATGGAAGGAGCAACCTATGCCCTGGGGCCCCTTCAAGAACGTCTGCGGCATAGTGGACAAAAAGCGGGGGCTGGCAGTCATGACCAAGGGCCTGTGCGAAGGCGGAGCAGAAGAAGGCACCGACGGCACCCTGGCCGTCACTCTGTTCCGCAGCTTTTCCGAGACCCTGTACGGGAAGCATACCCGGGACAGCCTTATGCTCGGCGACCTGACCCTTGAGCTGGCGGTGCTGCCTACGGATGCGTCCGTCTCCTTTGCCGACCTGCTGAACACGGCGGCAGCCTGGAAGCTGCCCGTGTATTCCTATACCTCGGCCCCCGCCCCGGGGACCCTGCCGGAGACTCATTCCTTCGCCCGCATCGAGGGCGGAGCAGTCCTCTCCTCTCTGAGGGCAAAGGACGGAGGTCTGGAGATACGCCTCTTCAACCCGGACAGCGCCGGCTCCACAGTGCGGCTCAGCCTGCCGGCCGAGATCGCCGAGGCCTGCCTCACCGACCTCTCGGGCCGGCCCCTGAAGTCCCTTCGCCCGGAAGGCTCCTCTCTCTCCTTTGAGGCTGGAGCAAAAGAGATCGTGACCGTCTTCTGCCGCCTGAGGGAGCCGCGCCGCTGAGCCAAAGGCCCCCGAGCGCCCGCATACATGCCGCCGGCCCCGCCGGCGGCTTTGTCTTTTCCTGTCAATCCTGCATTCCCGCATCGGCGATGGCGCACGCCTGCAGTCCTCAGGCATGTTTCTCCTCAAAGTCTGAGGTTTTGCAGAGCAAACGAAAAGATTTCCAAAAGACAGTCCAGGATTGCGCGGACAGAAGTTTGCGTTTTTTTTTTCATATTGTATAATAGGGGTGTAGATCCAAAATTACTATTTTCAAGGAGAAATGAATGAAAAAAGGTTTTACACTCATCGAGCTACTGGTCGTGATCGCCATCATCGCCATTCTGGCTGCAATTCTCTTTCCTGTATTCGCTCAGGCCAGGGAAAAGGCCAGACAGACCCAATGCCTTTCCAACTTCAAGCAGATCGGCACCGCTACCGCTATGTACACCTCGGACTGGGACGAATTGATGCCTTCGTTTTACGCAGGTCTTTATCCGTTCTTTGCCTCAAGCATGCCGGCCAGAGCGGGCTCCGGCGACGGCAACCATATGTACGTTGCAACCATGGGCGCCATGAATATGCACTACCTGATCGTTCATAACGCCATGATGCCCTACCTGAAGAACATCAATCTGTTCTTCTGTCCTTCCGCTGACTGGAAGGCCTCCAACCTGGGCAAGGGTATCAATGACTATACCACCACATGCTACCGTTTTTGCGTGTGTGAGGACACCTACAAGACCGACATAAATACGGGCTCCATTCTGAAGCCCTCTCAGTTTGTGATCTGGCACGAATGGAGAGCCTATCACAGAAACAAAGAAGGCAACACCGTCACCAACGACGGCAGGAACCCTCTGGCAGTAAACGGAGTATGCGCCGATGGCCACGCTCTTCTGTGGAAGGTGGAGACCTACAACGACGTAGACAAACAATGGGACTTCAACTGGCCCGCCCACTATGCCGACAACGCGCAGGTCTGGACCGACCCCTTCCTGAGCATTTCCTGGGATATCGGCAACAACTGATGTCTCAGAAGTCAGAGGGAGCTCCGGCTCCCTCTGTTGAGCTTTTGACCTCTATGTGCTATAATCAAAGAAAAATATCCGGTCGTCAACACATGAAATATCTTCTCTCGCTCTTGTCCGTCTGCGCTCTGGCGGCTCTTGCCGCCGGCCCTCTCTGCGCCTTTGGCACATCCTTTGAAAGCGGGGATCCCGCCCTGCCCGGGCACCGGGTCCTGCGGGCGGACAACGTGCTGCAGGACGGAGGCTTTGGCTTTGAAGACCTGCTGCAGAGCTTTTCCGGCACCCCAGCCATAGACGACACCTGGTCCGTAGCCAACGCCACGGACAACGACGTCGAGACCAAATACATCACCCGCGTCCTGCCCACGGAAATAATATGCGAATTGAAAAAGCCGGCCCGGGCGGAGGGCGTCAGCATCTCCTCCGGCAACGACTTTCCCGGGCGGGACCCCTCGGCCTGGACTCTGGAGGGCTCGTTTGACGGCAGGGATTATCACCTCATAGACAGCCGCTCCGGTCTCGCCTTCACCGACAGAAACCAGACTCAGGAGTGGGATTTTGCGCCAACGCCGGCCTACAGATACTACCGTCTCACCATCACGGACAAGCGCAACGACCCTCCCGAGCCCCTTATGCAGATAGGCGGCTTTGCACTGCGCCTGCTCCCGGACGAGACCGAAGTCATCCCTCCGGGGCTCATCACGGAGATAGTGGGCGGTCCCGCCCATCCCTGGATCAATTTTCCTCTCAGGGGCTGGACCGGCGAACGGTGTCTGATGGTCAGAGGCCTCCACAAAGACCCGGGGCCCGCCCGGGCCGAAAGCGTGATCTGCAAAGACCTGAACTGTCAGGTGGGCGCAGACACCTGCTTTTCCTTCATGATCTTTCCGGACTTTTGCGGCGAGTATGACTTTGGCCACGTCTCCCAATACGTGTCTCTCGATCTGGTATTCACGGACAACACCCGGCTGTCGGAGCTGGGAGCCAGGGACCGGGACGGCTTTTTGATGGGAGCCCCGGGTCAGGGCGCCGCCAGGCGGCTTATCACCAATCAGTGGAACTATATATGCTGCGACCTGTCCCCATATGCGGCGGGCAAGACCGTCAGGGACGTGGTGGTCTGCTACGAGAACGACGTCCCCGGAGGCAACAGCTATCTGCTGTCATACTTTGACGACGTATATATCGGCCCGCGGACGCCGGCGGCAAAGACAGAGCCGGCAGACTACGTGCTGACCACCAGAGGGACCAACGACAACGTCACCTTTTCCAGAGGTCTCAATTTTCCGGCGGCCTGCCTGCCCGGGGGCTTCAACTACTGGACCCCGGCCACGTCGGGCACCGGCAGCCGTATCTATTCCTATCAGCCGGGCCACAGGCTGTGCCATTTCCAGTCCAGCCATCAGCCCAGCGCCCACACCGGAGACTACGGAGTCTTCGCGGTGATGCCCTCCTGCAGAGTCACGGCGGAAAACGCCAGCCTCGCCAACACATCCCCGGAGGCCCGCAGCTCGGATTTTGACCACTCTTCCGAGACGGCCCGGGCCCACTATTACGGAGTCACCCTCAAGGACGGCAACGTACGGGCGGAAATGACCCCCGCAGACCACGCCGCCGTTATGCGCTTTACCTTCCGGGAGCCCGGCTCCAGGTCCCTTATCTTCGACGCAGGCTGCACCGGAGAAGGCAACGGCAGCATCAGGCTTACGGGCAGGACCCTGACCTTTCTCTCGGACGTCAAATGGTTCATGAACGACGGGGCTCCCATGACCTATTTTTACGGCAGTCTCAGCGAGACACCGGTGGCAGTCCGGTATCTGTCCGCCGGCCGGCCCCTGGCCGTGGCGGAATTTGACAGGAGCGTGGAGACCGTGGAGCTGAGGGTGGCCTCCTCCTACGTGAGCTTTGAGCAGGCCCGGGCCAACCTTGCCGAGGTGGAGGACCGGTCCTTCGAAGCGGTCCGCAACAGCGCCAAAAGGCGCTGGAACGCCCTGCTGGGCGCTCTGGTCCCGGAGGGAGCCACGGAGGAAGAGCTCACCACCCTGTATTCCTGTCTGTACAGGCTGTACATGTATCCTCAGAGCTTCACGGAGAACGTGGACGGCAGGGACTGCTTCGTCGCCCCCTACGGCAGCCGCACCCGGCTCATGCCCGGCAGGCTGTACACCAACTATGGCTTTTGGGACGCCTACAGGACCCAGTTCCCCGCCTATTATCTCCTGACTCCCGGGCTGGCCTCCGACTATCTGGAGGGGACCCTGTCCCACTACAGAGCCTCCGGGTGGATATCCCGCTGGCTGTGCCCCGGCGCCTTTTTCTGCATGCCCGGCACCCAGTCGGACGCAGTGTTCGGAGACGCCGCCGCCAAAGGGATAGCCTTTGACAAAGAGACGGCCTTTGAGGCAGGCTGGAAAAACGTGTCCGCCATCAGCGACCGGGAAGGCACCTTCGGCAGGACAGAAAACAGCGTGTATCCCTACAAACAGGGGTGGCACCCCTCCTACTGCTTCGGCGCCGAAAACTCCATAGGCAACTATGCCCTTTCCGTACTGGCGGAGCAGCTGGGGGACCGGGACAAGGCGGCCTTTCTCAGAGAGACGTCCTCGGGCCTTGAGACCCAGTACGACCCGGAGGTGGGCTTTTTCGTCAGCGGACATGACGGCGTGTGGAAATATACCCCGGAGAACTTTGACCCCTTCCTGTGGCACGGCGATTACGCCGAGACCAACGCCTGGGAATCAGCCTTTATGGCAGTCCACGACGGCCAGGGGCTGGTGAACCTGTTCGGCGGCAGGGACCGTCTGGAGGAAAAGCTGGACGATATGCTGGCCGCTCCGGAGCGCTACGTCTATCCCGTAACGCAGCACGAAATGCTGGAAGCCCGGGAGGTGCGCATGGGGCAGTATCAGCACAACAACTCCCCCGCCCACAACGCTCTCTATATGTACGCTTTCACAGACGCCAAACACAAGACCCAGAAATACGTGCGGGAGGTCCTGCGGCGGCTGTATCTGGGCAGCGAGATAGGCCAGGGCTATCTGGGAGACGAAGACAACGGCG
The nucleotide sequence above comes from Abditibacteriota bacterium. Encoded proteins:
- a CDS encoding SDR family oxidoreductase: MLILVTGTSRGIGKAIAERFLREGHTLAGIDRRASSISHPAYSHYELDIRDAGRLPDLQGVNVLVNNAGTQNEEDIDVNLKALIAVTEKYGLQPDIRAILNIGSAGGHTGSEFPEYCASKGGVIAYTKNVALRVAEYGAVCNSLDPGGVVTPLNEPVMRDRALWDEIMEETPLRRWATSEEIAEWAYFLTVTNRFCTGQSIVVDGGESVKHRFVWKD
- a CDS encoding VUT family protein, whose protein sequence is MPTSALRAFCREEAACVLCGKAGGKAVKETGARSSSFGSWIILDKKQSAILLRCIPATVVSLFVVSVICMNLLANKTLYQSYWIALDGGILVSWVSFLCMDMITKYFGPRASNTIALLAVSINLLTCFIFYIAGAIPSHANDYAALDGILKGTWFILLGSTIAFIASAVINNFMNWQIGKLFDRDPDGKAAFFVRTYVSTFVGQFLDNLIFAIIVFVIFAPIFWDGFHWTALQCAVCSLTGASIELAAEAVFSPWGYRIVSEWKKHRVGAEYLEYMKDR
- a CDS encoding GH92 family glycosyl hydrolase codes for the protein MKYLLSLLSVCALAALAAGPLCAFGTSFESGDPALPGHRVLRADNVLQDGGFGFEDLLQSFSGTPAIDDTWSVANATDNDVETKYITRVLPTEIICELKKPARAEGVSISSGNDFPGRDPSAWTLEGSFDGRDYHLIDSRSGLAFTDRNQTQEWDFAPTPAYRYYRLTITDKRNDPPEPLMQIGGFALRLLPDETEVIPPGLITEIVGGPAHPWINFPLRGWTGERCLMVRGLHKDPGPARAESVICKDLNCQVGADTCFSFMIFPDFCGEYDFGHVSQYVSLDLVFTDNTRLSELGARDRDGFLMGAPGQGAARRLITNQWNYICCDLSPYAAGKTVRDVVVCYENDVPGGNSYLLSYFDDVYIGPRTPAAKTEPADYVLTTRGTNDNVTFSRGLNFPAACLPGGFNYWTPATSGTGSRIYSYQPGHRLCHFQSSHQPSAHTGDYGVFAVMPSCRVTAENASLANTSPEARSSDFDHSSETARAHYYGVTLKDGNVRAEMTPADHAAVMRFTFREPGSRSLIFDAGCTGEGNGSIRLTGRTLTFLSDVKWFMNDGAPMTYFYGSLSETPVAVRYLSAGRPLAVAEFDRSVETVELRVASSYVSFEQARANLAEVEDRSFEAVRNSAKRRWNALLGALVPEGATEEELTTLYSCLYRLYMYPQSFTENVDGRDCFVAPYGSRTRLMPGRLYTNYGFWDAYRTQFPAYYLLTPGLASDYLEGTLSHYRASGWISRWLCPGAFFCMPGTQSDAVFGDAAAKGIAFDKETAFEAGWKNVSAISDREGTFGRTENSVYPYKQGWHPSYCFGAENSIGNYALSVLAEQLGDRDKAAFLRETSSGLETQYDPEVGFFVSGHDGVWKYTPENFDPFLWHGDYAETNAWESAFMAVHDGQGLVNLFGGRDRLEEKLDDMLAAPERYVYPVTQHEMLEAREVRMGQYQHNNSPAHNALYMYAFTDAKHKTQKYVREVLRRLYLGSEIGQGYLGDEDNGEQSAWYALSAMGFYPLAPGTGEYVITSPLFDKITLRRDTGDLTIRAVNNAPENCYIKALTVDGKPWDRITIDHSELMAAKDICFTLTGEPTDWAKGTWPASLSKPGRQSYGLRDLIVRVSAEGEDIGELCDDTSLTGRVFGTRKAAVTIETDGSEQPGLLTLTCGKKERAPVSFALYGSEDGNSWEPLRAEKAIAFKWDRSLLPFLIPGDKGYRYYRLELASLGPLELTELQLCPITK